One Kaistella polysaccharea DNA segment encodes these proteins:
- a CDS encoding RDD family protein — MSKKISELTTEKKVRRIKKDSYGNRYQEVVDFDIKYNPTIRNFSIRLFAKIIDLIIYVILGIIIYKLIGRKFNDMYELFAVSFALLIILNPILETFFGKSFGKFLLKIQIVNDYGNKPNLLLSFKRNALSFVNVFQLFRPIPGELGIKNNKHNEICETYTISDKQKCELLTMLSN, encoded by the coding sequence ATGTCAAAGAAAATTTCTGAATTAACAACCGAAAAAAAAGTTAGAAGAATAAAAAAAGATTCTTATGGAAATCGTTACCAAGAAGTGGTGGATTTTGACATAAAATACAATCCTACCATTCGAAATTTTAGCATTAGACTTTTTGCGAAAATTATTGATTTAATTATTTATGTAATTTTAGGAATAATAATTTATAAATTAATTGGACGCAAATTTAATGACATGTATGAATTATTTGCTGTTTCGTTTGCATTATTAATAATTTTAAATCCCATTTTAGAAACCTTTTTTGGAAAAAGTTTTGGAAAATTTCTACTAAAAATTCAAATTGTTAATGACTATGGAAATAAACCTAATTTGTTACTTTCCTTTAAAAGAAACGCTTTAAGTTTTGTTAATGTCTTTCAACTATTTAGGCCAATTCCTGGAGAATTAGGAATAAAAAATAATAAGCATAATGAAATATGTGAAACTTATACTATTTCTGACAAACAAAAATGCGAACTTTTAACAATGTTATCTAATTAA
- a CDS encoding tyrosine-type recombinase/integrase, whose product MENTYSTFDKKYFIPEESTHRDQNIILLKFPKDFALVNMLKSAAKCRWSQTKKSWYVADSPFNRDLFGLDRKIVGKEVLLKIHPVNLDEFAKYQNHLILKGFSQNTIRVYSLEFAQLLYILKSFPIKDLTKEKLQSYFLYCHKELKLSENQIHSRMNAVKFYFEKVLHQEKIFFDIPRPKKPLLLPKALNTTEIKKLLNVTVNPKHKLILQLCYGMGLRVSEIVNIKIEHIDSKTMKVLIASAKGKKDRYVNLPQTILQDLRQYYKAFTPKIYLFEGQSGGKYAIRSAQFVFKNSMNKAGIIKTVGIHSLRHSYATHLLEYGTDISLIQKLLGHNDIKTTLNYTQVADRTISKVQSPLDHL is encoded by the coding sequence ATGGAAAATACCTACTCCACTTTTGATAAGAAATACTTCATTCCCGAAGAATCTACTCACCGGGATCAAAACATTATTCTCCTTAAATTCCCCAAAGATTTCGCTTTGGTCAACATGCTGAAAAGCGCTGCCAAATGCCGTTGGTCCCAGACCAAAAAATCCTGGTATGTCGCCGACAGCCCTTTCAACCGCGATCTCTTTGGTCTCGATCGGAAAATTGTCGGCAAAGAAGTACTGCTCAAAATTCATCCTGTAAACTTAGATGAATTTGCAAAATACCAGAATCACCTTATTCTCAAAGGATTCAGCCAAAACACCATACGCGTCTATTCCCTGGAATTTGCGCAGTTGCTTTACATTCTCAAATCATTTCCCATAAAAGACCTCACCAAAGAAAAACTTCAAAGTTATTTTCTCTACTGCCACAAAGAATTAAAACTTTCCGAAAACCAAATTCACAGCCGAATGAATGCCGTGAAATTTTATTTTGAAAAAGTGCTGCATCAGGAAAAAATCTTCTTTGATATTCCGCGACCCAAAAAACCTCTACTTCTTCCCAAAGCATTGAACACCACCGAAATTAAAAAACTTCTGAATGTCACGGTGAACCCAAAACACAAACTCATTCTTCAATTATGCTATGGCATGGGTTTGCGCGTAAGCGAGATCGTAAATATTAAAATAGAACACATCGATTCTAAAACCATGAAAGTCTTAATTGCTTCAGCCAAAGGAAAAAAAGACCGTTACGTAAATCTTCCCCAAACCATACTCCAGGATTTACGGCAATATTACAAAGCATTTACACCCAAAATCTATCTTTTCGAAGGACAGTCTGGCGGCAAATACGCCATCAGAAGCGCCCAATTTGTTTTTAAAAACTCCATGAACAAAGCCGGAATAATAAAAACAGTCGGCATTCACAGTTTACGGCATTCCTACGCCACACATCTTTTAGAATACGGTACCGATATTTCCCTCATCCAAAAATTACTGGGCCACAACGATATCAAAACCACGCTCAACTATACGCAGGTCGCCGACCGCACCATTTCCAAAGTCCAGTCACCTTTAGATCACCTCTAA
- a CDS encoding peptidylprolyl isomerase, with protein sequence MNKNVKNIFLLTLMMVFFSIVTKAQSKMKAGDLVDGIAVVVGDEIILESDIADQANFAKQQGGPVSDRCEFVESIVNNKLLIYEAKRDTLIENRSAALKENASQKYNQILGQFADEKAMLAQYKFRTSYEMKNAIEKIDSDNYYGQSKYGRITEKADVTPNEVTDFYNTFKYQLPEVKDEVSLSQIVMYPKLTNAHKDEIIAKLNKIKQDIIAGESFESQARIYSDDPGSASKGGLYTNISKGKMVKPFEAAALNLQEGEMSDPVESDFGYHLIQLVKKSGKNYDARHILLKAEPNEEEIASAKKELDSIRTLIIDGKMSFKDAAYRFSDDKKTKFNAGILTSPEDGSDKIEKLNLPPTISYQIAGLNKGDITDVFQDTAEQDRKTVTIVKIDDVIAAHQLDIATDYNRIKQMALNKKKNEMVEKWVKEKLPNIFISINDRYKDCVFKTDIRKTSASN encoded by the coding sequence ATGAACAAGAACGTTAAAAATATTTTTCTTCTCACCCTTATGATGGTGTTTTTCAGCATTGTTACGAAGGCGCAGTCTAAAATGAAAGCCGGTGATTTGGTTGATGGAATTGCAGTAGTGGTGGGTGACGAAATTATTTTGGAATCTGATATTGCAGATCAGGCAAACTTTGCCAAACAACAGGGCGGACCAGTTTCTGACCGGTGTGAATTTGTAGAAAGCATCGTAAACAACAAGCTTTTAATCTACGAAGCCAAGCGTGATACTTTAATTGAAAACCGGTCGGCGGCACTTAAAGAAAACGCTTCGCAGAAATATAACCAGATCTTAGGTCAGTTCGCCGATGAAAAAGCAATGCTTGCGCAGTATAAATTCCGGACGTCTTATGAAATGAAAAATGCCATTGAAAAAATAGACTCCGATAATTATTACGGGCAAAGTAAATATGGCCGGATTACAGAAAAAGCCGATGTTACGCCGAATGAAGTAACCGATTTCTATAATACCTTTAAATATCAGCTCCCGGAAGTTAAAGATGAAGTTTCGCTGTCGCAGATCGTAATGTATCCTAAATTGACGAATGCGCACAAAGACGAAATCATTGCTAAACTGAATAAAATCAAACAAGATATTATAGCGGGCGAATCCTTTGAAAGTCAGGCGAGAATTTATTCTGATGATCCAGGATCGGCGTCGAAAGGCGGTCTTTACACCAATATTTCTAAAGGGAAAATGGTGAAACCGTTTGAAGCCGCAGCGCTGAATTTACAGGAAGGCGAAATGTCGGATCCCGTAGAGTCTGATTTCGGCTATCACCTGATTCAACTGGTGAAGAAAAGTGGAAAAAATTACGACGCCCGTCATATCCTTTTGAAAGCCGAGCCTAATGAGGAAGAAATCGCCTCCGCTAAAAAAGAACTGGATAGCATCCGAACTTTAATTATCGACGGAAAGATGAGCTTTAAAGATGCCGCTTACCGTTTTTCAGATGATAAGAAAACGAAGTTTAACGCGGGAATTCTAACATCGCCCGAAGATGGGTCAGATAAAATTGAAAAATTAAATTTGCCGCCAACCATCTCGTATCAAATTGCGGGTCTGAATAAAGGCGATATTACTGATGTATTTCAAGATACGGCTGAACAGGACCGAAAAACAGTAACCATTGTTAAAATCGACGATGTAATCGCAGCACACCAACTGGATATTGCGACAGATTACAACAGAATTAAACAAATGGCGCTGAACAAAAAGAAAAATGAAATGGTAGAAAAATGGGTAAAAGAAAAATTACCGAATATATTTATCTCCATCAACGATCGCTATAAAGACTGCGTTTTCAAAACCGACATTCGGAAAACAAGCGCTTCTAATTAA
- a CDS encoding peptidylprolyl isomerase has translation MNKIFGVIAMFGLVSTMSAQYMIIGNDSISLNQFKTEYKYGLENAGIEKTIATTQNFYLFQQFAADKKADTLSDFREKMAEKETELRSKYFFPAQVIDPILNGYVKDNQTEKEVQVFILEKKAGDTNNYEQVYKDVKAGKITMEEAITKYTKGSGKPIYIKPGSLDNLMYNEVKTAANNTYTQFFNTPSYIGFAKVVNSRPSLGYMIFGTISFPKNENSAALQQKIYADLKAGKSFQEVAKLYGANEHEKQNGGVVMGSPTLPNEVYDLFKGQKAGYYTPEPLLFGENYFIFNIYSVDPYVLNDKNRAFLLREMNSSLYAEILQDKMTEYLKTDQTYKEFPAFQQIKKSFANFSAAKDADLLYQYKGQKVTVGDLRKMMGDKKAEAAKLAPAAWTEAINNVNSQDLMRIYSQNFTTLREVNKELTEFKRGLYSDFILSKYLKDEIAKHPEWLTEYFNQNKSKFMWGERADGRVAIIADPKLEKEIAKEIKNIKGWEALKAKYAGKLNDKKQVLVAFETGEMAKEAEVFTKYKVPFKPGVHKADLGARSLVIVIDKILPPEQMTQEEALDEVRDAVNEQKMNEIIAEQKAKTKIIVQPEFITGLEKNFKK, from the coding sequence ATGAATAAAATTTTTGGCGTTATCGCCATGTTCGGCCTTGTGAGCACCATGTCTGCGCAGTATATGATCATTGGGAATGACAGCATTTCCCTGAATCAGTTTAAAACGGAATACAAATACGGCCTGGAAAATGCGGGGATCGAAAAGACAATTGCGACCACCCAAAATTTCTATTTATTTCAGCAATTTGCGGCCGATAAAAAGGCAGATACTTTGTCTGATTTTCGGGAGAAAATGGCGGAAAAAGAAACTGAATTGCGCAGTAAATATTTCTTTCCGGCTCAAGTGATCGATCCGATTTTAAACGGTTATGTTAAAGATAATCAGACGGAGAAAGAAGTTCAGGTCTTTATTCTGGAAAAGAAAGCAGGTGATACCAACAATTACGAGCAGGTTTATAAAGATGTGAAAGCTGGTAAAATCACTATGGAAGAAGCCATTACCAAATACACAAAAGGAAGTGGTAAACCCATTTACATCAAACCTGGAAGTCTGGATAATTTGATGTACAACGAGGTGAAAACTGCGGCGAATAATACGTACACTCAATTTTTTAATACGCCCTCTTATATCGGTTTTGCGAAAGTGGTGAATTCACGGCCAAGTCTTGGTTACATGATTTTCGGTACCATTTCTTTTCCGAAGAATGAAAATTCTGCAGCACTTCAACAAAAGATATACGCCGATTTAAAAGCCGGAAAATCCTTTCAGGAAGTGGCTAAATTGTATGGTGCAAACGAGCACGAAAAACAAAACGGAGGCGTGGTGATGGGTTCGCCGACCTTGCCCAACGAGGTTTATGACCTTTTCAAAGGACAAAAGGCCGGTTATTATACTCCAGAACCTTTGCTTTTCGGAGAGAATTATTTTATTTTCAATATTTACAGTGTAGATCCTTATGTGCTGAACGATAAGAACCGTGCTTTTTTACTTCGGGAAATGAACAGCTCGCTGTATGCAGAAATTCTACAGGATAAAATGACGGAATATCTGAAAACAGATCAAACGTACAAGGAGTTCCCCGCTTTCCAACAGATTAAGAAATCGTTTGCTAATTTTTCTGCAGCAAAAGATGCGGATTTATTGTACCAATATAAAGGTCAGAAAGTTACCGTTGGAGATTTAAGAAAAATGATGGGCGATAAGAAAGCCGAAGCTGCAAAACTTGCACCTGCTGCCTGGACGGAAGCCATCAACAATGTAAACTCCCAGGATCTGATGCGAATTTACAGCCAAAATTTTACCACTTTAAGAGAAGTAAATAAAGAGTTAACCGAATTTAAAAGAGGACTTTATTCCGATTTTATTTTATCTAAATATCTGAAAGATGAAATTGCGAAGCATCCAGAATGGCTAACTGAATATTTCAACCAAAATAAAAGCAAATTTATGTGGGGTGAAAGAGCTGATGGTCGCGTGGCAATTATTGCAGATCCGAAATTAGAGAAGGAAATCGCAAAAGAAATTAAAAATATAAAAGGTTGGGAAGCGCTGAAAGCAAAATATGCCGGAAAGCTGAATGATAAGAAACAGGTTTTAGTAGCTTTCGAAACAGGAGAAATGGCGAAGGAAGCAGAAGTTTTTACGAAATACAAAGTTCCTTTTAAACCAGGCGTTCACAAAGCAGATTTGGGCGCAAGATCTTTGGTTATTGTCATTGATAAAATTTTGCCACCGGAACAAATGACGCAGGAAGAAGCCCTGGATGAGGTAAGAGATGCAGTAAACGAGCAGAAAATGAATGAGATCATCGCCGAGCAGAAAGCCAAAACGAAAATCATTGTTCAACCTGAATTTATCACGGGTTTAGAGAAGAACTTTAAGAAATAA
- a CDS encoding PfkB family carbohydrate kinase, translated as MKLLVVGSVAFDAIETPFGKTDKILGGAATYISLASTILKVKSGIVSVVGGDFPQSDLDMFEERGINIEGIEVVKDGKTFFWSGKYHNDLNSRDTLVTEVNVLENFDPKIPDSMQDSEILVLGNLHPGVQLSVLEKMTSRPKLVILDTMNFWMDTAWDLLVKIIGKTDVITINDEEARQLSGEYSLVKAAKKIHKMGPRFVIIKKGEHGALLFHDDMIFAIPALPLEEVYDPTGAGDTFAGGFAAYLAKKEDFSFETMKSALIVGSAMASFTVEKFGTQKLQEVAEGEMIARIKNFKELTTFEVEV; from the coding sequence ATGAAATTATTAGTTGTAGGTTCAGTTGCGTTCGATGCTATCGAAACTCCTTTTGGAAAAACTGATAAAATTTTGGGTGGTGCGGCTACCTATATCAGTTTAGCTTCCACTATATTGAAAGTTAAATCTGGTATTGTTTCCGTAGTTGGTGGCGATTTTCCCCAAAGTGACTTAGACATGTTTGAAGAAAGAGGAATTAATATAGAAGGTATTGAAGTCGTAAAAGATGGTAAAACATTTTTTTGGAGCGGTAAATATCACAACGATTTAAATTCCCGTGATACGTTGGTGACTGAAGTAAACGTGCTGGAAAACTTTGATCCGAAAATTCCAGATTCGATGCAAGATTCAGAGATTTTAGTTCTTGGCAATCTTCATCCTGGCGTTCAGCTTTCTGTCTTAGAAAAAATGACTTCCCGACCGAAACTGGTCATTTTAGATACCATGAATTTCTGGATGGATACTGCGTGGGATCTCTTGGTTAAAATCATTGGTAAAACGGATGTTATTACCATTAATGATGAAGAAGCGCGCCAATTATCCGGAGAATATTCTCTTGTAAAAGCAGCTAAAAAAATTCATAAAATGGGACCTCGTTTTGTGATCATTAAAAAAGGAGAACACGGTGCCTTGCTTTTCCATGACGATATGATTTTCGCTATACCAGCTTTACCGTTAGAAGAAGTTTATGATCCAACTGGCGCGGGAGACACTTTCGCCGGAGGTTTTGCAGCATATTTGGCTAAGAAAGAAGATTTCAGTTTTGAAACTATGAAGTCTGCTTTAATCGTAGGTTCTGCAATGGCTTCTTTCACTGTGGAAAAATTCGGAACGCAAAAGCTACAGGAAGTTGCAGAAGGCGAGATGATCGCGAGAATTAAAAATTTCAAAGAATTAACAACATTTGAAGTTGAAGTTTAA
- the gldD gene encoding gliding motility lipoprotein GldD produces MFKKLILTFLGFVLISCAEDTKPKPTGELRLEYPEAKYQRFISPCNFSFDYSEFAKVKEAKNPCWYYIEYPAMKAKVFITYFPIKNDFDRHVQESEKMVYEHTIKASAIDTKSFSYPERNVYGNFYELKGPTASNLQFFVTDSTRHYVTANLYFNSRPKPDSLGPAVDYIKKDLLHLIDTFEWK; encoded by the coding sequence ATGTTTAAAAAACTCATTTTAACTTTTTTAGGATTCGTTTTGATTTCTTGTGCAGAAGACACAAAACCAAAACCTACGGGTGAACTTCGGTTAGAGTATCCAGAAGCGAAATATCAGCGGTTTATATCACCTTGCAATTTCTCGTTTGACTATTCGGAATTTGCGAAAGTAAAAGAGGCAAAAAATCCCTGCTGGTATTATATAGAATATCCTGCAATGAAAGCGAAAGTATTCATCACGTACTTTCCCATTAAAAATGATTTTGATCGTCATGTGCAGGAATCAGAGAAAATGGTGTACGAACATACCATCAAAGCCAGTGCGATTGATACCAAATCTTTCAGTTATCCGGAACGTAATGTGTACGGAAATTTTTATGAGCTTAAAGGTCCAACCGCAAGCAATCTCCAATTTTTTGTGACCGATTCTACGCGGCATTATGTCACCGCCAATTTGTATTTTAATTCCCGACCGAAACCAGATTCTTTGGGTCCGGCGGTAGATTATATTAAAAAAGACTTACTTCACTTGATCGATACATTCGAGTGGAAATAA
- the mutY gene encoding A/G-specific adenine glycosylase has product MKTKKQNADFLHVGRKLLDWYQIHGRDLPFRKTNDPYKIWICEIIFQQTRIEQGLNHYNLFIERFPDVQTLAEASTDDVLLYWKGLGYYSRALNLHKASLQIINDFKGVFPQEYEDILTLKGVGKYTAAAISSICFGKSIPAVDGNFYRVLSRIFADNFDVSNSKAFGYFSDLARQIMPENEAGHFNEAIMDLGSAICKPKNPVCESCPLNNDCLAFEFGRVQDFPVKTKKTKPTDLKLKYSFVEFKGSFLIRQRKEDFIWKKLYDFPMEVPADWSDYLVNQKTVLHKLTHKNLTIQFDHIQLPSRTMLMNFAQKEGYIIINEEEAKQKSFPKPLETYLSSVCEN; this is encoded by the coding sequence TTGAAAACAAAAAAACAAAATGCTGATTTTCTTCATGTTGGTAGGAAACTGCTCGATTGGTATCAAATCCACGGACGCGATTTACCCTTCCGAAAAACCAATGATCCTTACAAGATCTGGATTTGTGAAATTATTTTCCAGCAAACCCGTATTGAACAGGGCTTAAATCATTACAATCTATTTATCGAAAGATTTCCGGATGTTCAAACTTTAGCTGAAGCCTCCACAGATGATGTTTTATTATATTGGAAAGGACTTGGTTATTATTCCAGAGCTTTAAATTTACACAAAGCATCTCTGCAAATTATTAATGATTTTAAAGGGGTTTTCCCCCAGGAATATGAAGATATACTAACCTTAAAAGGAGTTGGCAAATATACGGCGGCTGCAATTTCCAGTATTTGTTTTGGAAAAAGTATTCCCGCCGTCGATGGCAATTTTTACCGTGTTTTATCGCGCATCTTTGCCGATAATTTTGATGTTTCAAATAGTAAAGCATTTGGGTATTTCTCCGACCTCGCGAGGCAAATAATGCCCGAAAATGAAGCCGGACATTTCAATGAAGCCATTATGGATTTGGGATCGGCGATCTGTAAACCCAAAAATCCAGTGTGCGAAAGTTGTCCTTTAAATAATGATTGTCTCGCCTTCGAATTCGGGCGAGTACAAGATTTTCCCGTAAAAACGAAGAAGACGAAGCCGACCGATTTAAAATTAAAGTATTCTTTTGTAGAATTTAAAGGTTCCTTTTTAATTCGACAGCGCAAAGAAGATTTCATCTGGAAGAAACTCTACGATTTTCCGATGGAAGTTCCAGCCGACTGGAGCGATTATTTGGTGAACCAAAAAACGGTTTTGCATAAACTTACGCATAAGAATCTGACGATTCAGTTTGATCATATTCAACTCCCTTCAAGGACAATGCTAATGAATTTTGCGCAGAAAGAAGGATATATTATCATTAATGAAGAAGAGGCGAAACAGAAATCCTTTCCCAAACCCTTAGAAACCTATTTGAGTTCGGTTTGTGAGAACTAA
- a CDS encoding HU family DNA-binding protein: MTKAELVNTISNKLGTEKNETQKVIEAFMQEIRTSMYNGDNVYLRGFGSFIIKTRAAKTGRNISKNTAIEIPAHNIPAFKPSKTFVEKVKTKVAVK; encoded by the coding sequence ATGACAAAGGCAGAATTGGTGAATACCATCTCAAATAAATTGGGAACTGAAAAGAATGAAACACAGAAGGTTATAGAAGCTTTTATGCAGGAGATCAGAACATCAATGTACAATGGAGACAATGTTTACTTAAGAGGTTTTGGATCATTCATTATAAAAACCAGAGCTGCAAAGACGGGAAGAAACATTTCTAAGAACACAGCAATAGAAATTCCTGCACACAATATTCCGGCTTTCAAACCGTCAAAAACGTTTGTAGAGAAAGTAAAAACCAAAGTTGCAGTAAAATAG
- a CDS encoding Rne/Rng family ribonuclease yields the protein MKKELIISHEDAQSKIALLEDGRLFELHEQEDKRDFVVGDLFIGKVKKLAPNLNAAFVSIGYEKDAFLHYQDLGPQFLTYKKFLQDTVTNKQQNSSLKNFEIQKEIHKNGLIEKVLAKDDSVILQITKEPISTKGPRISTQISLTGRFLVLIPFDKSVSISKKIGNGEEKERLRTLIESIKPEGFGVIIRTVAEGKKVAELHNDMNQLIQKWETAFKNLQKNKVPSKVLSEEDKASSILRDNFNADFVNIYCDDKQMVDDMRNYLEVIAPERKNIVQFYDKPIPLMEYYNVEKQLKQSFGKHVNIPSSKGAYLVIEHTEALHVIDVNSGNNLSSGAGAGSKEHALNVNKMAATEIARQLRLRDMGGIIVVDFIDMISADHRRDLYEHFKEEMQRDKARHKILPPSKFGLIQLTRQRTRPEKQIKTKEDNPNIDGEILAPIVVVERMEEVIRNLIQTEKGKLFLHVHPFVEAYLTKGLISIQVRWFLKYKKWVTIIPRDSFKYLEYKMVNSKKEELMSYSN from the coding sequence ATGAAGAAAGAACTGATAATATCACATGAAGATGCGCAATCAAAAATTGCCCTACTCGAAGACGGCCGTCTCTTTGAACTTCACGAACAGGAAGACAAAAGAGATTTTGTTGTTGGCGATTTATTTATCGGTAAAGTAAAAAAACTCGCGCCCAATTTAAATGCGGCTTTCGTCTCTATTGGTTACGAAAAGGATGCATTTCTTCACTATCAGGATTTGGGTCCTCAGTTTCTGACGTATAAAAAATTTCTTCAGGATACCGTCACCAACAAACAGCAAAACTCCTCATTGAAGAATTTCGAAATTCAAAAGGAAATTCATAAGAACGGTCTCATTGAGAAAGTTTTAGCAAAAGATGACAGCGTTATTCTTCAAATTACCAAAGAACCTATTTCTACAAAAGGTCCCAGAATTTCTACCCAAATTTCCCTCACGGGACGTTTTTTGGTTTTAATTCCCTTTGATAAAAGTGTTTCTATTTCGAAGAAGATTGGAAATGGTGAAGAAAAAGAACGGCTTCGTACTCTTATTGAAAGCATTAAACCAGAAGGTTTTGGCGTAATCATCCGTACGGTAGCAGAAGGAAAGAAAGTAGCAGAACTTCACAACGACATGAATCAGCTGATTCAGAAATGGGAAACTGCTTTTAAAAATCTTCAGAAAAACAAAGTTCCCAGCAAAGTATTGAGCGAAGAAGATAAAGCCTCTTCGATCTTGCGCGATAACTTCAATGCAGATTTCGTTAATATTTACTGTGATGATAAACAGATGGTTGACGATATGCGCAATTACCTGGAAGTAATCGCACCCGAACGTAAAAATATCGTTCAGTTCTACGACAAACCAATTCCTTTAATGGAATATTATAACGTAGAAAAACAACTGAAACAAAGTTTTGGCAAACACGTAAACATTCCAAGTTCAAAAGGTGCTTATCTTGTGATCGAACATACGGAAGCACTTCACGTCATCGATGTAAACTCCGGAAACAACCTATCTTCCGGCGCTGGTGCTGGCAGTAAAGAACACGCTTTAAACGTAAACAAAATGGCAGCAACGGAAATTGCACGTCAGCTTCGTTTGCGCGATATGGGAGGAATTATCGTCGTCGACTTCATCGATATGATCAGCGCGGATCACCGTAGAGATTTATACGAACATTTTAAAGAAGAAATGCAACGTGATAAAGCACGTCACAAAATTTTACCGCCAAGTAAATTCGGACTTATTCAATTGACGAGACAGCGAACGCGACCGGAAAAACAGATTAAAACCAAAGAAGACAATCCAAACATCGATGGGGAAATTCTGGCGCCAATTGTGGTGGTAGAAAGAATGGAAGAAGTGATTCGTAATCTGATTCAGACCGAGAAAGGCAAACTTTTTCTGCATGTTCACCCTTTTGTAGAAGCTTATCTGACCAAAGGTTTAATCAGCATTCAGGTGAGATGGTTTTTGAAATATAAAAAATGGGTAACAATTATCCCAAGAGATTCTTTTAAATATTTAGAATACAAAATGGTAAATTCTAAAAAAGAAGAATTGATGAGCTATTCTAATTAA
- a CDS encoding pentapeptide repeat-containing protein, producing MSDSFFIDQTFDKIDFTLNQLPKGEYENCIFRNCDLSDYNLSDFKFNECEFVDCNLSLAQLHGTVFRDVKFKECKMLGLQFENCNDFGLAFTFAQCQLNHSSFFQLKIRKTVFKECQLREIYFSEADLSFATFADCDLSLSNFYQTVLEKADFRTAQNYSIDPENNRIKGAKFSLSGISGLLYKYQIKIEE from the coding sequence ATGTCCGATTCTTTTTTCATCGACCAAACTTTTGACAAAATAGACTTTACTTTAAATCAATTACCAAAAGGCGAATATGAAAACTGTATTTTCCGAAACTGTGATCTTAGCGATTATAATTTGTCTGACTTTAAATTTAATGAGTGTGAATTTGTAGATTGTAATTTGAGTTTAGCCCAATTACATGGAACGGTTTTTCGGGATGTTAAATTTAAAGAATGCAAAATGCTGGGACTTCAGTTTGAAAATTGCAATGATTTCGGTCTTGCTTTTACTTTCGCGCAATGTCAGTTGAATCACTCCTCTTTTTTCCAGCTTAAAATAAGAAAAACAGTTTTTAAAGAGTGTCAACTGCGTGAAATCTATTTTTCCGAAGCTGATTTAAGTTTCGCAACCTTCGCAGATTGTGATTTATCGTTATCTAACTTTTACCAAACTGTTCTCGAAAAAGCCGATTTTCGGACGGCTCAAAATTATTCTATCGATCCGGAAAATAACCGCATCAAAGGCGCTAAGTTTTCCTTATCAGGAATTTCTGGCCTACTCTACAAATATCAAATTAAGATTGAGGAATAA